The Chanodichthys erythropterus isolate Z2021 chromosome 12, ASM2448905v1, whole genome shotgun sequence genome contains a region encoding:
- the LOC137032860 gene encoding uncharacterized protein, protein MANAVNMIKRRNARGSEEILLQQQHISIDHLKQTDEIQEEDIYKIYLSKKDIPNYPTPVEFHITDVAHVTNKTRLPQILNSKGFKGLDKDSFSWWSLKINEADVRAAEERFLESLFPERTEEERSAQKPFLSEFTTSLAFNNEISRYGNFRFTFPLTELMEAYKKQMCEGEEPVLRVYGTKLFKQEIEYVVLVHSPQFNEEFKDFPLLTSSPLVSYDGNQIIWRAQAICETHKCQLVINGNQAFFQKLERKNQKFYVWDQVSLAFYVKEVLTFPKRRLKPSTCETFKVRKLNLSNGENFSSREEAEEFLTTFQFDD, encoded by the exons ATGGCAAACGCA GTGAACATGATAAAGAGAAGAAATGCTAGAGGATCAGAAGAGATATTATTACAGCAACAACACATCAGCATAGATCATCTGAAACAGACAGATGAGATACAAGAAGAAGATATTTATAAGATATATCTTTCAAAAAAAGACATCCCAAATTATCCAACTCCTGTTGAATTTCACATCACAGATGTGGCTCATGTCACTAACAAGACAAGACTTCCACAGATCTTGAACTCAAAAGGTTTCAAGGGTCTTGATAAAGATTCATTTTCATGGTGGAGCCTGAAGATCAATGAAGCAGATGTAAGAGCCGCTGAGGAGCGTTTCCTCGAGAGTTTGTTCCCAGAGAGAACTGAAGAAGAAAGATCAGCTCAGAAGCCGTTCCTGAGTGAATTCACCACATCACTAGCATTCAATAATGAAATCTCACGCTACGGCAACTTCCGCTTCACATTTCCTCTGACTGAACTGATGGAGGCCTACAAGAAGCAGATGTGTGAGGGTGAAGAGCCGGTTCTCAGGGTGTACGGGACCAAACTTTTCAAGCAGGAGATTGAGTATGTTGTTCTCGTTCACAGCCCTCAGTTTAATGAGGAGTTCAAAGATTTTCCACTGCTTACATCCAGTCCATTGGTTTCTTATGATGGAAATCAAATCATCTGGAGAGCACAAGCTATTTGTGAAACCCACAAATGCCAACTGGTAATCAATGGAAACCAggctttctttcaaaaacttgaaAGAAAGAACCAAAAGTTTTATGTGTGGGATCAGGTTAGCCTTGCCTTTTATGTTAAAGAGGTTCTTACCTTCCCTAAAAGAAGGCTTAAACCAAGCACTTGTGAAACATTTAAGGTACGAAAGCTAAACCTTTCAAATGGAGAAAACTTCTCTTCTCGTGAGGAAGCTGAGGAATTCCTTACAACTTTTCAATTTGATGATTAA